One window of Cetobacterium somerae genomic DNA carries:
- a CDS encoding ribbon-helix-helix domain-containing protein — MKEKKMYPFTSMISLRISGKLLKQIDEKAKAHKKSRSYIIKELLKNNTD, encoded by the coding sequence ATGAAAGAAAAAAAGATGTATCCCTTCACATCTATGATAAGTTTAAGAATTTCAGGAAAACTGTTAAAGCAGATTGATGAAAAAGCAAAAGCACATAAAAAGAGTAGATCCTATATAATTAAAGAGTTACTAAAAAATAATACAGATTAA